In Hyla sarda isolate aHylSar1 chromosome 9, aHylSar1.hap1, whole genome shotgun sequence, the following proteins share a genomic window:
- the LOC130290911 gene encoding 3-galactosyl-N-acetylglucosaminide 4-alpha-L-fucosyltransferase FUT3-like: MISAPINHKHLTILAFLIFLFLLSFLWNREIITSGVSTNLQNLICQEKKTQNETAILSSVPPPKQVDDIVVLIWKWPWGYVSPLDKCPEFGVKGCKLTINRSLYSVADAVLIHHADIMYSNMSLPQMPKPNFQRWIWYNMEPPRIIQNLKMLDNLFNMTMTFRKDSDIQTPYGRMEPLKERGQNFTIPQKSKLVAWVVSKWYPGAPRIAYYEKLKKHINIDVYGAKHKKLSWDDFYSTISQYKFYLSFENSVYKDYITEKLWSNAFGSWAVPVVLGTSRKNYEQFVPGDAFIHVDDFPSPKELAAYLLELDKDDEKYRKYFNWRFHYRVINPKGPSYAYCRICATIRENPVYQVIHSVEKWFLEDV; the protein is encoded by the coding sequence ATGATCTCAGCTCCAATCAACCACAAGCATCTGACCATATTAGCCTTCTTAATTTTCCTGTTCCTCTTATCCTTTCTGTGGAATCGTGAAATCATCACTTCAGGGGTGTCAACAAATCTTCAAAATCTGATTTGTCAAGAAAAGAAGACCCAAAATGAGACGGCAATACTAAGTTCTGTCCCCCCACCAAAACAAGTGGATGACATTGTTGTCCTCATTTGGAAATGGCCTTGGGGATATGTCTCCCCATTAGATAAATGCCCTGAATTTGGGGTCAAGGGATGCAAGTTGACAATAAACAGAAGTCTTTATAGTGTTGCCGATGCTGTCCTCATCCATCATGCAGATATTATGTATAGCAACATGTCTTTACCCCAGATGCCAAAACCTAACTTTCAGCGTTGGATCTGGTATAATATGGAGCCACCACGAATaatccaaaatttgaaaatgctGGATAACCTATTTAACATGACTATGACCTTTCGTAAAGATTCAGATATACAAACTCCATATGGCCGGATGGAACCATTAAAGGAGAGGGGTCAAAATTTCACCATTCCCCAAAAATCCAAGCTTGTCGCTTGGGTTGTCAGTAAATGGTACCCCGGTGCCCCCCGTATTGCATATTACGAGAAGTTAAAGAAACACATTAATATTGATGTTTATGGAGCAAAACACAAGAAACTGAGCTGGGATGATTTTTATTCAACCATATCCCAATATAAATTCTACTTGTCTTTTGAGAATTCAGTCTACAAGGATTATATCACGGAGAAGCTATGGTCCAATGCTTTTGGATCATGGGCAGTTCCAGTTGTGCTGGGAACATCTCGGAAGAACTATGAACAATTTGTCCCTGGAGATGCCTTCATTCATGTTGATGATTTCCCAAGTCCCAAGGAACTGGCTGCTTACCTTCTAGAGTTGGATAAGGATGATGAGAAGTATAGGAAGTATTTCAACTGGAGATTTCATTATCGTGTCATTAACCCTAAGGGTCCATCATATGCATACTGCAGAATATGTGCAACAATAAGAGAAAATCCAGTTTATCAGGTCATTCACAGTGTGGAAAAGTGGTTTCTAGAAGACGTGTAA